A stretch of Cupriavidus necator DNA encodes these proteins:
- a CDS encoding YybH family protein, translating to MPRFARLFDSAEDIVEAFREALKLRDADGALRLWLDEDSITCVLPDGQRLIGHEQLRQAFLQLLEEQPVLVDAIETSSHASMAVSIFDVTEALRFGGDRVEADLYVHTTYVLMQNHEGWRLAHIHCSPANAVQVAAVAAAPGQALH from the coding sequence ATGCCTCGCTTTGCCCGCCTGTTCGATTCCGCCGAAGACATCGTCGAAGCCTTTCGCGAAGCGCTGAAGCTGCGCGACGCAGACGGCGCGCTGCGCCTGTGGCTGGACGAAGACTCGATCACCTGCGTGCTGCCCGACGGCCAGCGCCTGATCGGCCACGAACAGCTGCGCCAGGCCTTCCTGCAACTGCTGGAAGAACAGCCGGTGCTGGTCGATGCAATCGAGACCAGCAGCCATGCGTCGATGGCCGTGTCGATCTTCGACGTGACCGAGGCGCTGCGCTTCGGCGGCGACCGCGTCGAGGCCGACCTGTACGTGCACACCACCTATGTACTGATGCAGAACCACGAAGGCTGGCGCCTGGCGCATATCCACTGCAGCCCGGCCAACGCGGTGCAGGTTGCCGCCGTGGCCGCCGCGCCGGGGCAGGCGCTGCACTGA
- a CDS encoding M48 family metalloprotease, whose translation MPKHPSLRRSAARGPGAVADAVPAGSASHRAGAGHCRAGGAWTPWRRPLAALLALTFAAPAWPQGTPRTAPAPATPVAAAPAARPPQPVPAISGEASDQVYDNLNRSVKAGQKSEFGLRTNNAVVEAGGVQLPDLGDPSTASLSPDMEKRLGDRIMRDIRRDPLYVPDPLLSDYLNALGYRLVQAARRQNISGSTGAGTFATGFDLFAVRDRSINAFALPGGYIGVHTGLLVQSDTESELASVLGHEIGHVMQRHIARGITSQDQSMWIALASMVLAGLAATRSPDAAAALAMGGQGAAIANQLSFSRGAEREADRVGFQILTAAGFDPQGMPDFFMRLQRASGTAENSVPSYVRTHPLTSERIADMQDRVSHASKRKVANTPEYEFARMRARVIQESSPSDLQNLRAALRTQLPGATALRAPALHYGLAFTEQRLGRYPAAEQELAEARRLYGNIPGASSGSPMLDVMAVELARAQGRVPEALSQASASMKAFALSHAVAIAYADTLVGSGRYEEAVRFLRERTRQETSRSEWWELLARAYAGQGKRLQQHQALAEKYAMDGAYQAAIEQLQIARKAGDGDFYTLSEVDARLHQLERQYREDKQDSKGMPN comes from the coding sequence ATGCCAAAACACCCATCGCTTCGCAGGTCTGCCGCACGCGGCCCCGGCGCCGTGGCGGACGCTGTTCCCGCCGGCTCCGCGTCACATCGCGCAGGCGCCGGCCATTGCCGCGCTGGCGGCGCATGGACGCCATGGCGGCGGCCGCTGGCGGCGCTGCTGGCGCTGACGTTCGCGGCGCCGGCCTGGCCCCAGGGTACGCCGCGCACGGCCCCGGCGCCAGCCACGCCGGTGGCGGCTGCGCCCGCGGCCAGGCCCCCGCAGCCGGTGCCCGCCATCTCGGGCGAGGCCAGCGACCAGGTCTATGACAACCTGAACCGCAGCGTGAAGGCGGGCCAGAAGTCCGAGTTCGGCCTGCGCACCAACAACGCGGTGGTGGAGGCCGGCGGCGTGCAGCTGCCGGACCTGGGCGACCCGTCCACGGCGTCGCTGTCGCCCGACATGGAAAAGCGCCTGGGCGACCGCATCATGCGCGATATCCGGCGCGACCCGCTGTACGTGCCGGATCCGCTGCTGTCCGATTACCTGAACGCGCTGGGCTACCGGCTGGTGCAGGCGGCGCGGCGCCAGAATATCTCCGGCTCGACCGGTGCGGGCACCTTTGCCACCGGCTTTGACCTGTTCGCGGTGCGTGACCGCAGCATCAACGCGTTTGCGCTGCCGGGCGGCTATATCGGCGTGCATACCGGGCTGCTGGTGCAGTCCGATACGGAATCGGAACTGGCCTCGGTGCTGGGCCATGAAATCGGCCACGTGATGCAGCGGCATATCGCGCGTGGCATCACCTCGCAGGACCAGTCGATGTGGATCGCGCTGGCCTCGATGGTGCTGGCGGGCCTGGCCGCCACGCGCAGCCCGGACGCCGCGGCGGCGCTGGCCATGGGCGGGCAGGGCGCGGCCATCGCCAACCAGCTGTCGTTCTCGCGCGGGGCCGAGCGCGAGGCCGACCGGGTCGGCTTCCAGATCCTGACCGCGGCGGGGTTTGACCCGCAGGGCATGCCCGATTTCTTCATGCGGCTGCAGCGCGCATCGGGGACCGCGGAAAATTCGGTCCCGTCTTATGTGCGGACTCACCCGCTGACCTCCGAGCGGATTGCCGACATGCAGGACCGCGTCAGCCATGCCAGCAAGCGCAAGGTCGCCAACACGCCTGAATACGAGTTTGCGCGGATGCGGGCCCGCGTGATCCAGGAATCGTCGCCCAGCGACCTGCAGAACCTGCGCGCGGCGCTGCGCACGCAACTGCCGGGAGCAACGGCACTGCGCGCTCCGGCGCTGCACTACGGCCTTGCCTTCACCGAGCAGCGGCTGGGCCGCTACCCGGCCGCCGAACAGGAGCTGGCCGAGGCGCGACGTCTCTACGGCAATATTCCCGGTGCCTCCTCGGGCAGCCCCATGCTGGACGTGATGGCGGTGGAACTGGCGCGCGCGCAGGGCCGCGTGCCCGAGGCGCTGTCCCAGGCCAGCGCGTCGATGAAGGCGTTCGCGCTGTCGCATGCGGTGGCGATTGCCTATGCCGATACCCTGGTCGGCTCAGGCCGCTATGAAGAGGCCGTGCGCTTCCTGCGCGAACGCACGCGCCAGGAGACCAGCCGCAGCGAATGGTGGGAGCTGCTGGCGCGCGCCTACGCGGGCCAGGGCAAGCGCTTGCAGCAGCACCAGGCGCTGGCCGAGAAGTATGCGATGGACGGCGCCTACCAGGCCGCGATCGAGCAGTTGCAGATCGCGCGCAAGGCCGGCGACGGCGACTTCTACACGCTGTCCGAGGTCGATGCGCGCCTGCACCAGCTGGAGCGCCAGTACCGCGAGGACAAGCAGGACAGCAAGGGCATGCCTAACTGA
- a CDS encoding YheT family hydrolase, producing MTQLPHHRLPQAVHAAQADPATAPGHGYGEGVPMPWWLRGGHAQTIIPARFTRRPPRVSFRRERWDTPDQDFIDLDWTTHPVRPDTPLVVMFHGLEGDSGSHYAQALMHALSLRGWQGVVPHFRGCSGELNLAPRFYHSGDSAEIRWVLERMRQRHCANGRKLLVVGISLGGNALLRFLGEDGTSAGHVHAAAAISAPLDLAAGGAALSAGFNLVYTRMFLQTLKRKSLAKLGQFPGLFDRDTMLASRDLYAFDNVVTAPLHGFVDTDDYWRRAASKPVLRDITVPTLVLNARNDPFLPARHLPGPADASPQVWLEQPEHGGHVGFMTPPEGWRRHLPLLPDGRFSGDIEWLPARILRFFDGMM from the coding sequence ATGACGCAGCTTCCGCACCACCGCCTTCCCCAGGCCGTCCACGCCGCCCAGGCTGATCCCGCCACGGCGCCCGGCCATGGCTACGGCGAAGGCGTGCCGATGCCCTGGTGGCTGCGCGGCGGCCATGCCCAGACCATCATCCCCGCGCGCTTCACGCGCCGCCCGCCGCGCGTGAGCTTCCGCCGCGAGCGCTGGGATACCCCCGACCAGGACTTCATCGACCTCGACTGGACCACCCACCCGGTGCGCCCGGACACGCCGCTGGTGGTGATGTTCCACGGCCTGGAGGGCGATTCCGGCAGCCACTACGCGCAGGCGCTGATGCATGCGCTGTCCCTGCGCGGCTGGCAGGGCGTGGTCCCGCATTTCCGCGGCTGCTCGGGCGAGCTCAACCTGGCACCGCGCTTCTACCATTCGGGCGATTCGGCCGAGATCCGCTGGGTGCTGGAACGCATGCGCCAGCGCCACTGCGCCAACGGGCGCAAGCTGCTGGTGGTGGGGATCTCGCTGGGCGGCAACGCATTGCTGCGCTTCCTGGGCGAGGACGGCACCAGCGCCGGCCACGTGCATGCGGCCGCGGCGATCTCCGCGCCGCTGGATCTGGCTGCCGGCGGCGCGGCGCTGTCGGCCGGCTTCAACCTGGTCTATACGCGCATGTTCCTGCAGACGCTCAAGCGCAAGTCGCTGGCCAAGCTGGGGCAGTTCCCGGGGCTGTTCGACCGCGACACGATGCTGGCCAGCCGCGACCTGTACGCCTTCGACAACGTCGTCACCGCGCCGCTGCACGGCTTTGTCGATACCGACGACTACTGGCGCCGCGCCGCCAGCAAACCCGTGCTGCGCGACATCACCGTGCCCACGCTGGTGCTCAATGCGCGCAACGATCCCTTCCTGCCGGCCCGGCACCTGCCCGGCCCGGCCGACGCCAGCCCCCAGGTATGGCTGGAACAGCCCGAGCACGGCGGCCATGTCGGCTTCATGACCCCGCCCGAGGGCTGGCGCCGGCACCTGCCCCTGCTGCCCGACGGGCGCTTCAGCGGCGACATCGAATGGTTGCCGGCACGGATCCTGAGATTTTTTGACGGCATGATGTGA
- the moaC gene encoding cyclic pyranopterin monophosphate synthase MoaC, producing the protein MTQLTHFDTAGQAHMVDVGDKASTHRVAVATGTITMQPATFTLVRDGSAKKGDVIGIARVAAIMATKRTADLIPLCHPIGLTKVAVEFALDEATATVACTVRTETRGQTGVEMEALTGVQVALLTIYDMCKAVDRGMVIGNVKLLEKHGGKSGDWVAAG; encoded by the coding sequence ATGACCCAGCTCACCCATTTCGATACCGCCGGACAAGCCCACATGGTCGACGTCGGCGACAAGGCCAGCACTCACCGCGTCGCCGTGGCCACCGGCACCATCACCATGCAGCCAGCCACCTTCACGCTGGTGCGCGACGGCAGCGCCAAGAAAGGCGACGTGATCGGCATCGCCCGCGTGGCGGCGATCATGGCCACCAAGCGCACCGCCGACCTGATCCCGCTATGCCACCCGATCGGCCTGACCAAGGTGGCGGTCGAGTTCGCATTGGACGAGGCCACCGCCACTGTCGCCTGCACCGTGCGCACCGAAACCCGCGGCCAGACCGGCGTGGAGATGGAAGCACTGACCGGCGTGCAGGTGGCGCTGCTGACGATCTACGACATGTGCAAGGCGGTGGACCGCGGCATGGTGATCGGCAATGTGAAGTTGCTGGAAAAGCATGGGGGCAAGTCGGGGGATTGGGTGGCGGCCGGCTGA
- a CDS encoding DUF2946 family protein — protein MDEIVRQAMARWPNVPNAYGWLALDRRGQWRLRNEYAQQHGLSGDPIRHEALIGFIERNYLCDERGAWYFQNGPQRVFVSLGYAPWVVRLHEGALRTTTQQAFTLQACYADEHGNVVLAGTVEGMAQGSPPAQQAALLHDHDLELFSGASTWHGEACGTDLGVFHHDGRDIPIEPVAESEVPRRFGFVRQPAPPAG, from the coding sequence ATGGACGAGATCGTCAGGCAAGCCATGGCACGCTGGCCCAACGTGCCCAACGCCTACGGCTGGCTGGCACTGGACCGCCGCGGCCAGTGGCGCCTGCGCAATGAGTACGCCCAGCAGCACGGGCTGTCGGGCGACCCCATCCGCCATGAAGCGCTGATCGGCTTTATCGAACGCAACTACCTGTGCGACGAGCGCGGCGCCTGGTACTTCCAGAACGGCCCGCAGCGGGTGTTCGTTTCGCTGGGCTATGCGCCGTGGGTGGTGCGGCTGCATGAAGGCGCGCTGCGCACGACCACGCAGCAGGCCTTCACGCTGCAGGCCTGCTACGCCGACGAGCACGGCAACGTGGTGCTGGCCGGCACGGTCGAGGGCATGGCGCAAGGCAGCCCGCCGGCACAGCAGGCCGCCCTGCTGCACGACCACGACCTGGAACTGTTCAGCGGCGCCAGCACCTGGCATGGCGAAGCCTGCGGCACTGACCTGGGCGTATTCCACCACGATGGCCGCGACATCCCGATCGAGCCGGTTGCCGAGAGCGAGGTGCCCAGGCGCTTTGGCTTCGTGCGCCAGCCGGCGCCGCCGGCTGGCTGA
- the waaF gene encoding lipopolysaccharide heptosyltransferase II, whose translation MKKALVIAPNWIGDALMAQPLFALLKARHPRLVIDALAPKWVAPVLARMPEIGRVFPSDLAHGKLQLSARLMFAQQLKNEGYDLAYVLPNSLKSALVPWLAGIPLRIGYRGEARFGLLNVRHANPPRDKRPPMVEHYARLALKPGARLPEDLPEPRLRVDPTRMAATAERFGIAPHTRVIAFCPGAEFGPAKRWPAGHFARLAQMLRRSYPYAQMITLGSAKDAEIAAEIVSEAPFVRNLCGQTSLDDAVDLLALSEAAVCNDSGLMHVTAALNRPQVAVFGSSDPRHTPPLSQAASIMWLQLECSPCFKRECPLGHLRCLKEIEPEMVFVELRKLLHRP comes from the coding sequence ATGAAGAAAGCCCTCGTCATCGCCCCCAACTGGATCGGCGACGCCCTGATGGCGCAGCCGCTCTTTGCGCTGCTCAAGGCGCGCCATCCGCGCCTGGTCATCGACGCACTCGCGCCCAAGTGGGTCGCGCCCGTGCTCGCGCGCATGCCGGAGATCGGCCGCGTGTTCCCGTCCGACCTCGCGCACGGCAAGCTGCAGCTGTCGGCACGGCTGATGTTCGCGCAGCAGCTCAAGAACGAAGGCTATGACCTCGCCTACGTGCTGCCGAACTCGCTCAAGTCGGCACTGGTCCCCTGGCTGGCCGGCATCCCGCTGCGCATCGGCTACCGCGGCGAAGCCCGCTTCGGCCTGCTCAACGTGCGCCACGCCAACCCGCCGCGCGACAAGCGCCCGCCGATGGTGGAGCACTACGCCCGCCTGGCGCTCAAGCCCGGCGCGCGCCTGCCCGAAGACCTGCCCGAGCCGCGCCTGCGCGTCGACCCGACGCGCATGGCGGCCACCGCCGAGCGCTTTGGCATCGCCCCGCACACGCGCGTGATCGCGTTCTGCCCGGGTGCCGAGTTCGGCCCGGCCAAGCGCTGGCCGGCCGGGCATTTCGCCAGGCTCGCGCAGATGCTGCGGCGTTCCTACCCGTATGCGCAGATGATCACGCTGGGCTCGGCCAAGGACGCCGAGATCGCCGCCGAGATCGTCAGCGAGGCCCCGTTCGTGCGCAACCTGTGCGGCCAGACCTCGCTGGATGACGCCGTGGACCTGCTGGCGCTCTCCGAAGCCGCGGTCTGCAACGACTCCGGCCTGATGCACGTCACCGCGGCGCTGAACCGGCCCCAGGTGGCGGTGTTCGGCTCGAGCGACCCGCGCCACACGCCGCCGTTGTCACAGGCAGCGAGTATCATGTGGCTGCAACTGGAGTGCAGTCCCTGCTTCAAGCGCGAGTGCCCGCTGGGCCACCTGCGCTGCCTGAAAGAGATCGAACCTGAAATGGTGTTCGTCGAGCTGCGCAAGCTGCTGCACCGGCCCTGA
- a CDS encoding glycine zipper family protein, whose product MHALTRATLAVATLTLGACAVMPAGPSVMVLPGTGKSFDQFRADDYNCRQFAFGRVGGVSSSQAANNAAVGSAVVGTALGAAAGAAFNGGSGAAVGAGVGLLTGAAVGAGNAQYAGYGTQQQYDAAYVQCMYASGNRVPAPGRVAAAPPSPRYYYYPPPPPPVYYSPYPYY is encoded by the coding sequence ATGCATGCCCTGACCCGCGCCACGCTGGCCGTGGCCACCCTGACCCTCGGCGCCTGCGCCGTGATGCCTGCCGGCCCCAGCGTGATGGTGCTGCCAGGCACCGGCAAGAGCTTCGACCAGTTCCGCGCCGACGACTACAACTGCCGCCAGTTCGCCTTCGGGCGGGTGGGCGGTGTCTCATCCTCGCAGGCCGCCAACAATGCCGCCGTCGGCAGCGCCGTGGTCGGCACCGCGCTGGGCGCAGCGGCGGGCGCGGCGTTCAATGGCGGATCGGGTGCGGCGGTGGGTGCGGGCGTCGGCCTGCTGACTGGCGCGGCGGTCGGCGCGGGCAATGCCCAGTACGCCGGCTACGGCACGCAACAGCAATACGATGCCGCCTACGTTCAGTGCATGTACGCCAGCGGCAACCGCGTGCCGGCCCCCGGACGCGTCGCCGCTGCGCCGCCGTCACCACGGTACTACTACTATCCGCCGCCTCCGCCACCGGTCTATTACAGCCCGTATCCGTACTACTAG